AACTGGAGGAACCGAATATCCTGTATATGGATCTATACAGTTACAGATAAAGAACGGCACCCAGGATGTCAGAAAAACTCCCACAATTATGGCTAACGTTTTCGTGGCCTTCCGTTCCGACTTGCTCATACCACCTTTCTCCTCGACTGTCTTCATCTGTGCATTTGTGGATTGAATTGCACGAGCTTGTCTTTTCGCTGTGCGAAAGATTTTCACATAGACACAAAGCATGATTACCGCAGGGATGTAAAAGCAGAGCATAGGAAACACTATGGCTGCCGCTTTGGCTTGAAACACCATACATGCCCCCTCACAAAGGAAGTTATTGTAATAAAATTCTTCATTTCCAAGAATATTGAGCTCCAGAAATATCATCCCAAACCCAAGTACTGCAGAAATGCtccaacacacaacaatcatGAATCTAATGGTAGTAGGTGTCATTTTACTGTGATACAGAAGTGGATGACATACAGCATAATATCGATCTAAAGAAATAATACACAGGTTTAAAATGGATGCAGTGCACACAGTGACGTCCAAACTGCTGTGTATTTTACAAAAGGTACTTCCTAAATACCAGCAAGTTTCCACTGAGCGTATCATGCTGGGAGGCATCACTATTCCTCCTACAAGCAGATCAGcaacagccagagagagaatgaggtaaTTAGTTGATGTGCGCAGCTGCCTGAAATGTACCACAGTTATAATCACAAGCAGGTTTCCGATCACAGTGATGAGAGAAGACGTGCTAAAGAGGATGTAGAGCAAAACCCGAACTTCCAGAGAATAATCAATCTTCACACACGAGGTATTGAGGGAACTGAAACAAAGTGAAGGCTCCTCCAGAATCTCCAAATCGATGATATTGTCCATCTACTGCACTCACAACAACGTGCAGATCTGGAGTAAAGTAATATAATGAACAAATTATTGCAGTACCACATCATTAGTATAACATAATAAGCAGTATTATATCAGTTCCACACAATAATCCAATGActaatgtacagtgtgtaagaACTCTAATAATGTAAATGACTGTATTCATATTGACTCATCATACCTTGCTCTGTTCCATGTAAAGGAAAGATAACCAAATAGAAGAGTGTCCAAATTTATAGTCTGCCATAGCCAATAGCAAATAGTTTATTAAATTAATCCCCGAAGGAGCATGATGGAGGAACAAACAAACCACCCAGTTTACGGAGAATAACCTAAGTAAGGTTTCTGAGGTTGAATGAGGTTTCTTTCATTAAAACAAATAGTCCACTCTGGGTATTGAGACGTCCGATGGCTCGGGAGAAGAagctgttacacagtctggttgtgggGCCCAAATTTTTGGGTACCATTTTCCAGATGTCaagagggtgaagagtgtgaggGGTGCAAGGGGTCTTCCACAATGCCACAATGGATTTACAGATGCAAAATGTGATGTAAAGATGGTGAGCAAGTTCAGAAAGTGTGTGCATCTGTGGGGGACTACTCACACTTTTTATTACTGCATTATTTGTTTGATAGAGGATCATACAAGCACAGCTATTGAGGGAGCTTACTAAATGCACTGGGAAACTTTTCCTCTCTGTCaactctccatttctctctgttttctagAATCATGCATCTGCACCTCGTGGCTCGGGTTCCACATCTGCTGAGGCAGTGCACCGACTTAGATCATGGGTCTCGGTGGTCGAGTCAGGGGAGGCAGAACAAGAGAAGAGTGATCCCCTTTCTCTTGTCCTGTCTCCCGACAACCCGCTTTGGCTCCAGGAGCTCGCTTTGCAATTTCTCCTGACCTGAGCAACACAAACAAACTTGAAATCAAACTTTTAGTAATGCAAGGCTGTAAATAAtcatttatcaggtgattatgtatcattactgctaagataaaacactgaaaaagtcaactgttaaagcatgcaataaatcttctataaatcattgaatttgAGTTCAGTTGTGGGTTCATCTCAAGATATTTCGCTTGCTTCCACATTAGTCAGTACCTGTCCTTTAACTGACCATCTGCTGAGTGGTAATGAGACTCATTGAGAAtcgtccaatcacatgaggccaaatatataaaaacaatattgattcgctaacaacaaaagtgggagGGTCCGGGGGCCCAGAGGTAAATTTGAAACAAGCCGTTCAGACCTCAAGTCATATGCTTTTCAAAAGTTTACGTAACCAAAtacacatttgtttgtgtggcaccctgcacacacatacacacaaatgagcaaaatacagttttaatttttttttaatattaaataaatgataatatgactaacagtAGAATAGTatgactaaatgattttatttcacttttaaatatattgtatatatttgaatatatatttaaatatataaagtagCATTCTTCTCTGCCTAACTTTAATGCTACTGCAAAACAATCAGTCTTGTCTGTGTTTCCAGCCAGGCACTTGCACCTCATGGCTTGAGTCCCGCGTCTTAGAGATAGCATGCCAGATTCGTGTGCCGAATTCATGGTTTCATGCTGGATTCATGCCATGTCTTTTGAGATAGTGTGTCGGATTCATTGTTTCATGGCCTTGTGAATCTCTTTCTGTCATCCTCTCAGCTGAGTCTAATACCTCACTTTAGCTCTGAGAGCTCACTTTATGATTTTGCTCGACCTAGATGAGTATATAGTGCTGTCTGCATCAGGCTCTGAAGAGCTTCATGTGGGCAACAAGGAGCAAGCAGCAGCCACCACACTCTATGGTGTTTAAAAAGTGCTTAGGGGCAGGTCCCCCAGGCGAGAGAGGACCTAGGGTCGGTCAACTCCGCCAGGTGGGCCAGAAAGGAAAGTCTAATGCTCGAGAACTAGGGTTTTCAGGGATGCCCCTTATGCATACCCTGCCACCTTCAGTGTTTTGGGTTTCAGCCATAACCACCCATGCTCCTGCTGCTTATGTGTCATCACCTCCTGGTTTAACACCTGTCAGCTTGCTGTTTCAGGGCACTAGGTGAGGAAACAACAGCAAGAGGCTAACACCTCTCTCAGACCACCTGGCAGTGTGGAAGCTTCTGCCAGGTGTTTCACAATGGGTTTTGTGGGAAAAGTCTACAAAATCCAGTTTGCCTCCTGTCCTTCTTCTTTCAGGGTGTGCTGCCTACTGTTGTTGGTACAGACCAAAAATCATTCCTCCAGGAGGAACTTCTCTCGCATCTGAGAAAAGGACCATAGAGCACATTCCTCTCCCAAGTCAAGCCTCTGGCTGCTATGATGGTTACTCCCAAGTTAAGACCTGTGTGCTCCAAATTGTATGCTAAAACCTACAAGTTTGAGATAACACTCAAGGTCATTGTGTCGCAGATCATGTCTGAGGACTGGTTTGCAACGATAATCCTGAAGGATGTCTATCTTCACATAGGCATCTTGCCAGAGCACAGGAGACTCCCCTGTTTTGCTTTCGAGGTGAAGCATACCGCTGCTGGGTTCTCCATTTAGGCCTAGTCTTTTTGCTCACCCTCACAAAGTGCATGGAGTCTACTATGGCATCATTGCACCCAGGGTATCCATTTACACAATTATCCAGATGTCTGGCTCATCTTGGCTCAGTCGAGGGAAGGGCTCCTGTCTCACACAGGTGGTCCCCTTCATCAATCATTAGGGCAGTCTGGGTTTGTGCcctctgttcaggttggtgCACCAGATCTGGCCCTAGGTACAGACCAGATTTCTCTTGGTGAGTGCGATTTACAGTCCAGAGCACATGATTGGGAAGCAGGCTTGCTGCTGAAGCAGGGGCTGAGGCCCAGGGAATGGTATCTACACCCGTAGGTGGTAGA
This DNA window, taken from Hemibagrus wyckioides isolate EC202008001 linkage group LG06, SWU_Hwy_1.0, whole genome shotgun sequence, encodes the following:
- the LOC131355013 gene encoding trace amine-associated receptor 1-like — its product is MDNIIDLEILEEPSLCFSSLNTSCVKIDYSLEVRVLLYILFSTSSLITVIGNLLVIITVVHFRQLRTSTNYLILSLAVADLLVGGIVMPPSMIRSVETCWYLGSTFCKIHSSLDVTVCTASILNLCIISLDRYYAVCHPLLYHSKMTPTTIRFMIVVCWSISAVLGFGMIFLELNILGNEEFYYNNFLCEGACMVFQAKAAAIVFPMLCFYIPAVIMLCVYVKIFRTAKRQARAIQSTNAQMKTVEEKGGMSKSERKATKTLAIIVGVFLTSWVPFFICNCIDPYTGYSVPPVVFDVFLWVGYFNSTCNPIVYAFFYSWFRQAFRVILSGGIFQANSSHTRLF